GTCGTTTCAAGATGTCGGCACCGCGGCATCGGCACACACGGTCAGTCGGCTGCGCCGCGCTCTGGTGCGTGGGCTCGATAGTGAATTTGGCAACTCGTCAACGTGCTCATCATGGGTCGGCAGCGTCCTGATGAGGGATCGCCTAGGCATGGCCGTGGTTGACTCCCTATCTGAGTTGCCTAGGCTGGCCAGATGGAAACTGAAGCGGAACCGGGATACCTCGGAATGCCCAAAGGCTGGTTCTACCGCGCTCTAATAGGGGGAATGATTTTCGGCGCAATATTCGCAGGTGTTACTCAACAATGGTGGATTATGACCATCACCGTTCTTATAGCTGTTGCTGTTGGCAGCGTCTGGTCCGTTCTGCGACGTCGGCGATGTGGCAACGTGGTAAAGGGTGACTGACATCCGCACAGTAAGTTCACCAATCGTTCTGCGACATACCAACTATTTCCTACCTTACAAATGGTCGCATCCACGGCCAAAGACTGCCCACCGCAGGCATTCCGAGCGCCCGGTGATGGACCGGCTTACGGACGCTTGCGCGAATGGCATTAGCATCACACTCATGAGATCCATACGTCCTTGACCTGTTCCTTTTGCTCGCCTCGCGGTTATCGTCACGAGCCTGATGTTGTTGATCGCCGTCTTCAACGTTTTTGCCAACACAGACAGAGTCGCCACATGGCTTCCCCTCTTTGTCATGATGCCGTGGCTGCTCTACATGGGTATATGGAGTTTGCGGAACCAGAATCGAACGTAGCCGGATTAGAGTTGCGTTCGTCCCTTCAGCCCGCCCGCAGGCCGATCCCTCAGTGATCGTCCAGAAGCGATTAGTTTCGAGTATTGCGGAAATCTGCAAGGACCCAATGTAGTGTGCGGAAAACAACGTCAGCTGCAGGCCTCGTCGCGAGGAAATCCTGATCAAGCGGGGGAATCGTCGTTTCGTCTTACTACTTGCTGCCATTGCGGCGGTGGTTGCAGGCGTTGTGGCAATATTCTCGCGGCCGGGCACCTGTACTGATTTTGTTGCTGTGGCGGGTGAATGCAGTCTTGGGCCGTCGCTGTCCACCATCATTGTGGCGGTACTCCTCTGGAGCCTAGCGGTATCGCTTTTCTACGTATGGTGGAGCGACGATCGGCGAGCGTGAAGGCGAGCTCAGGATCCCGTCGCTAGTGTCTTTTGCCTTCGTCTGGCCCCAATGGCGTCCGCTCTTGTTTGCCCCGTCCATCCCTCATAACTTAGGCGCAGGATGGGCGGGAGAAAAACGCATACGCCGACAAGGATTCCACACCAAGCTTGGAACCTATTTCCATAACGGGACGAGGATGACGGGCTCAAGTTCTGACCTGCCGCTGGGGCTCACGCATACCAGGAGTCTAATCACCACGTTGATTTTTGATAGACCTGTCCGCAAGCCGACCCGCTTACGGGCAGGACCGGGGCCGTGACCAGTAGGATCAAGCGGTAAATATGGCCGAGAAAAGTTAAGGAGCCGTGAAAGGTTTGGGTCATGCGTGTTGAGCTAACTAGATTCCGTGTTCAGGCTGGGAAACAGGATGAGGTAGCTGAGTGGATGGAGTTCTTGCGGTCGCATATGGAGGCTGTGCAGGAGACCCTCGAGCCAGAGCAAATGTACGTGGAAACGATCTTCTCGGAGACTCTCGACGGCATCGACTATCTCTATTGGTACAGCGTGCGGGGCGAGGGCGGTACTGACCTTTATGAGTCTTCGCACTGGCTTGATGCCAAACACATCGAGTTCTGGAAGTCCTGCATTGATCCTGCTTTTACTCCTGTCGACCTCACTGCGCAGGTGACGATGATGCCCGCCCGTGTCATCGACTCCATGCATCCGCTGCCGCAGAAGCAATCTCCTGGGCCCTTACCAAAGCGGAAACAATGAGCGTATGAGCCGGTCACAGGCCTGCGTCTCGCTGGAGGATGCGCTTACGAGATCAGCCGGCCATGAAATGCCGTGAAACCATCCCGTCTATTGTTGCGACCAAGACCGCTGAAGCTATGGCTTCAGCGGTCTTTTGTGCGTTTAGGGGACTGTGGTTGGGGCGGCGGTAACGACGGTGTTGTGCGTGTATTCGAGGATGCTGCCGGTGTTGTCGATGGGTCCGCCGCACGTGATGAGGACGAGCTGAGGCGGGCCGGCGGGGGCAAAGAGTTCCTGGGGGAGTCCGGTCTTGGTGAGGGTTTCTGCGGTGTTCGCTTTGTATTCGTGCCGGGTACCCGTGGCGTCCGTGACGTAGACGGGTGTGCCTTTGGTGATCTTGGCGAGGGGTTCAAGGGCCCCGAGCCGTCTGCGAAGTTCACGTGTCCGGCTATGACCGTGGAGCCTTCGGTAGCTCCCAGGGAGGCAGCTCCTGTGTAC
This genomic interval from Arthrobacter sp. zg-Y820 contains the following:
- a CDS encoding DUF6176 family protein, whose translation is MRVELTRFRVQAGKQDEVAEWMEFLRSHMEAVQETLEPEQMYVETIFSETLDGIDYLYWYSVRGEGGTDLYESSHWLDAKHIEFWKSCIDPAFTPVDLTAQVTMMPARVIDSMHPLPQKQSPGPLPKRKQ